Part of the Novipirellula artificiosorum genome, ATTCGACGATAGAGACCGGCGAGGGGATCGATTGAATCGACGTAGCCATGATCCAATCGGCTTGCCGATCACTTACCGTGGCAAAAAATTCTCAACGGCGCGTCGTGCGGCCGACGGCGACTGCGGCGTCGCATCCAAGGTTTACCTAAACGTCTAGCAGCTTCTCGGAACTTTATCCGCATTCAGCCTGAGTGTTATGTCAAAGCAGCAATACTCGATAAAGAGCCTGTGCCTAACAGTTACCCAGGCGGGATTCACACCCGCTAATCTTCAAACCAATTCCAGTCCGCATCGTACACGCGTTGGGATTTGACCTATTGCGTGCGTTTGTGTTCCATGCCTTTGATCCTCAAGTGTGCATTTAGGAATGCAACGATCTCTTGGTATTTTTCACGGTTGGCCGTCAGCAAATCATTGTGAGCCACACCCTCGAAGACGACAAGCTGTTTCGGTTCACGGGCAGCATCGAAAAGCCGTTGAGTTTCTGACAGTGTCGTGTGAGCGTCACAGTCTCCACCGGCAACGAGAATTGGACACCCCGCATTCTCAATATGATCAATGGGGCGCAGTTGCGACGGCAAAACACCCAGCCGAGGGTTCAACTGAACAAGCAGAGCGGGAGTAAGGAAATAGCTTAACGCACCCAGCCGCATCGACACACGGTTGTGCACTGCCTCGCTAATCGTTGGATAGACCGACTCCAGGACTAAGGCGTCAAGATCGAGGGGAGATGCCAAGAGAGCCGCAGCGCCACCAAGAGAACACCCAATCAGACCAATTCGGTGATTTGGATTCCTGCTACGCGCAAACGCCACTGCCGCCACTGCATCGAGCCGTTCGCGATATCCTGCGGTAATGTTGTCGCCGAGAGACTCACCATGTCCCTGGAGGTCAATCAGTAGCGTCGCGTAGCCGACGTCGTGGAGCAACATGGCACGGCCCAACATTGACCGTCGGTCGCCACGAATAGGGTGAAGCAATATCACTGTAGCCGTCGCGTTTTCACAAGGAACGAACCAAGCCGCTAGTGACGAACCAGAACCGGAAGGAATGGTCGTGGATTCGATTCGATACCCACTGGGAGGAGGCCCGACCGCGTGATTCGAAGGCGCAACGAGAGCACCGGCGACGAACCATACCGTGCCAGCGAACGCTATCCCTGAAATCGCACAAACGACAAACAGCAGTTGTCGGATTCGTTGCCGATTCATTGGGCGGGTCACAGAACGGTACCGACGTGGAGCATGTGGCTTGACACCTTTTGATCGAGCATCCCGTCAGATAGGAAATCCAACGGCCAGGGGCGTGACGATGAGTCTAGCAGTGAGCCATCGGCCGATCAATCATTTTTTCGTTGCGTGGATGCTATGAAGCACCGTGCAATGCCGAACGGAAGCGACAGTAATATGACGCGTCCTATTCATAGGATTCGGATCTTGATTGACGCCGACTCCGTGCCGTCATGGGCTTCGCAAAAAGGTTAGGGATCCTGCTGTGGCACAAACCAATCAGGTGTGCCGAACCAGTCATGCATTTCTTTTTCAAACGGAGCGACCACCTGTTGCGGTTCTGGAAACTCGCCCTGGTCCTGAGTTTCGACGATCCACACCGCCAGTGCGGCCCTCATCCGAAGCAGCGTCTCTCGATGTTCCGGCTTCGGCGAATCGGCTAAGTTGTGAATTTCATGAGGATCATGGACCGTGTCAAAAAGCTGCTCTTCTGCAACGCGCGGCGACATCAACTCCGCTGCGGGCCCTTGCAATTTCCCCGCCGCCATCAGCTCACGCATCAACGGCTTGATCGGAAAACATTTCTCTTTGTAGCGGTTCAATGATGTAAAGTGGCGATCGGGATAGTAGTTGCGGATGTAGTGGTAACGCTTGCCTCGCACGCTACGGATCCGGTTCACTGTTTCGTCGATACGGTCACGTGCTGAAAAAGCATACTGCCGTTCGGGACCAACCGCGTCACCCAGGAAAGCACGCCCCTGCATTCCCAGCGGACGGTCGATACCCGCAAAGCCAAGCGTCGTCGGGGTCACGTCAATCAGACTGATGACTTGATTGCTAACCGTCCCAGGTTTGTAGTTTGCGGGTGCCGGAAAGTCTTTGGGCCAATACACGATCATCGGCACATGCAAGCCCGTGTCGTAGCACCAGTGAATGCCACGAGGTTCGATGCGGCCGTTGTCTCCAAAGAACAGGATCACCGTGTTGTCCGCCAGTCCATCCTCGGCTAACTGGTCCAAGATTCGTCCAATGGTCTTGTCCATTCCCGAAATGGAGTTCAAGTAGCGTGCCCACTCCTTCCTCACCAGCGGATGGTCAGGGTAATAGGGTGGCGGTGTCACGTTGTCTTCCGTGGCGATCTGCTCGTGCGTTCGCTCACCCTTCCATTCGACGCGAGGCTGCTGCCATGTCTGACGATCATAGATGTCGTACTCGGCCTCGAGAGTATTCACCTGAGCGAAGAACGGTTGGTGCTCCTTCAGATCTTCCCATCGGTTCGAATCGTAGAGCGGCCCTTCGTTGACAAAGTTCAAGTCCAACTTCCCAGAGCCTACTTCCTGGTCTCCCACCGTCTTGATGTTTGCCGTGAAATACCCCGCCTGCTTCAGGCGGTGCGTGATTGGACGCACTCCTTCCGGCAATCGATATCCATCATCGCGATGTGACCGCATGTTGTGGGTGTCGGTCGTCGTTTGATACATACCGACAAAGAACGCGCTGCGGCTAGGCGCACAAACCGGTGAGGTGGAAAACACATGCGTGTACCGCATTCCCCTTTCCGCCAGGCGATCGAGCACCGGCGTTTGGACATTCCTGGCGCCATAGCAGCCCAAATCGAGCTTCAGGTTCTCGCCGACAATCCAAAGGATATTCGGCTGAGCAGCGGCGGAAAAACCGGAAATCGAAAGGGGCGTCATTGCCAGAATGGACGCAAGCAGCCAATTTTTCATGTCTCTCTCTCTCAGAATGCCCCAAGAACGTGAGGGGTGAATGGATTTGGGTCCGCAGCGAGCCGGAGCACGAAGTCGCCCCCGGTCACGATACGAGCGAACACTCAAGCATCATGTATAATGCAGCCGTGCCGTTTGAAGAAGACATCCACGTCCCACCCCAATGGCCTCCGCTAACTCTCCCACCTCCTCCCGCCCCCAAAAGCAAGCATGTTACGGCGCACCCCTGCCCTTTTCGTTATCGGTTTGATGCTATGGAGTCCCACGACGTCACAGGGACAAGCCACCCCAAACGCTTATCGATGGATCGAAGGCGAAACGGGTAATGCCAATGGGGAAGTGAATGTGACCGGCTGGGGCAACACCGAGTTTCTGTCGG contains:
- a CDS encoding alpha/beta hydrolase; this encodes MNRQRIRQLLFVVCAISGIAFAGTVWFVAGALVAPSNHAVGPPPSGYRIESTTIPSGSGSSLAAWFVPCENATATVILLHPIRGDRRSMLGRAMLLHDVGYATLLIDLQGHGESLGDNITAGYRERLDAVAAVAFARSRNPNHRIGLIGCSLGGAAALLASPLDLDALVLESVYPTISEAVHNRVSMRLGALSYFLTPALLVQLNPRLGVLPSQLRPIDHIENAGCPILVAGGDCDAHTTLSETQRLFDAAREPKQLVVFEGVAHNDLLTANREKYQEIVAFLNAHLRIKGMEHKRTQ
- a CDS encoding sulfatase family protein translates to MKNWLLASILAMTPLSISGFSAAAQPNILWIVGENLKLDLGCYGARNVQTPVLDRLAERGMRYTHVFSTSPVCAPSRSAFFVGMYQTTTDTHNMRSHRDDGYRLPEGVRPITHRLKQAGYFTANIKTVGDQEVGSGKLDLNFVNEGPLYDSNRWEDLKEHQPFFAQVNTLEAEYDIYDRQTWQQPRVEWKGERTHEQIATEDNVTPPPYYPDHPLVRKEWARYLNSISGMDKTIGRILDQLAEDGLADNTVILFFGDNGRIEPRGIHWCYDTGLHVPMIVYWPKDFPAPANYKPGTVSNQVISLIDVTPTTLGFAGIDRPLGMQGRAFLGDAVGPERQYAFSARDRIDETVNRIRSVRGKRYHYIRNYYPDRHFTSLNRYKEKCFPIKPLMRELMAAGKLQGPAAELMSPRVAEEQLFDTVHDPHEIHNLADSPKPEHRETLLRMRAALAVWIVETQDQGEFPEPQQVVAPFEKEMHDWFGTPDWFVPQQDP